The Nocardioides houyundeii genome includes the window GTCGGGGTCTTCGGGGTGGACGCCGGGACGCCGATCATCAACCCCGGCGAGTCCGCCATCCTGTGCTTCGGGGCGGTCCGCAAGCAGCCGTGGGTAGTGGACGACGACATCGTGGTGCGCCAGGTGACGACGCTGGCGCTCTCCTTCGACCACCGGCACGTGGACGGCCAGCAGGGCTCGCAGTTCCTGGCCGACGTGGCCGGGATCCTGGAGGACCCGGGGACCGCGCTGCTGTTCTGACCCGCGGCGGTGCGGGCGGCCGCGAGCTGGGCAGTTCGCGCCGACGTACGTCGTTTCGCTGCAAAGCCGAGCGGCCGTACCCATTATTAGGTACGTGTTCCCGACGACTCCAGCTCATGGCCTCGGCGTAGACCGCGGATCGGACCTCCTGCTCGTGCGCCACCGGACCGGCGTGCTGGTCCTGGTCGCGTTGATCGCGGCGGGTCTGGGTCTGGGCACGCCCGTGCACGGCGAGGTCTCGCGGGCGGTGGCGGTGCACGGCGCCGCGACCCCCGGGGAGATCTCGCAGACCGCGCAGCGGGCGCACCGCGCCAACCCGCGCAACCCGCTGGCGGGCCGGGTCTGGGGTGTCTACCAGGGTCCGCAGGACCAGGTGTGGGCTCCGTACCAGGCGGCCACCGGCAAGGCGAAACGGCTGATCGGCAAGATCGCGCTCCGCCCCCGGACCAAGTGGTACGGCGCGTTCGTGCCCGACGAGCAGATCGGCAGCCGGGTCGCGGACTACATCGCCTCCTCGCAGCAGGGCGACCCGCAGGCGCTGGTCCAGCTCGCCGTCTTCCGGATGCAGCCGTGGGAGCAGGACGCCTGCTCGCGTTCCGCCACGGACCAGGAGCGGCGCAGCTACCGGACCTGGATCAAGAACCTGGCCGCCGGGATCGGGTCCACCCCCACCCTGGTGGTGATGCAGCCCGACGGGCCGTTCCTGTGGTGCGTGCCGCGGCCGCGGGCCACCGCGCGCCAGCTGCGCTTCGCGACCCGCACCCTCGCCGCGCTGCCCAACACGTCCGTCTACATCGACGCGGGGGCCGCTGACTGGTGCGAGAACGGCAAGGGCAACGACCCCGAGCGCTGCGCCGAGATCCTGGAGCGCACCGGGATCGAGTTCGCCCGCGGCTTCGCGCTGGACTCCACCCACTACACCGGCCCGGCGGAGAACATCCGGCACGGCGCGGAGATCGCCGCGGTGCTGCGTCGCCACGGCTACGGCCGCAAGCACTTCATCGTGGACACCGCCAAGAGCGGTCGCCCCACCGCCTGGGAGGACGTCGTCCCGGCCGCGAAGGGGGACGAGAAGGACAACGCCCGCACCTGCCGCACCAGGCGGCAGAAGCGCTGCGTCACGCTGGGCGTCCCGCCCACCGCGCAGGCCTGGCACCGGGGCTGGGGGCTGTCGCCCGACGTGCGCGCGCTGGCGGCCCGGCACGTGGACGGCTTCGTCTGGTTCGGGCGCCCCTGGCTGTACAACCAGGCCGACCCCTTCGTGCAGAAGCGGGCCCTGTCCATGGCCCGCAGCACCCGGTGGCCGGGCCCGGGCAACTGATTTTGTCTTCACCGGTTTCGCCCGCCGCCGACGGGGTAGGACTCGGCCGTGACTGCGCCTGCCCGGATCGGCCCCTATCTCGTGGGGCCCCGCATCGGCCGGGGGGAGATCGGCGTGGTGCACGCGGCCACCGACGACGTGGCCGGCCGCCAGGTCGCGCTCAAGCTGATCGGCACCCAGGTCGCCGACGACCGAGAGTTCCGCGCCACGTTCGCCCGTGAGGCGCGCAAGCTCTCCTCGCTTCGCTCCGAGCACGTGGTGCCGCTCCATTCCTTCGGCGAGGCCGACGGTCACCTCTACCTGGCCACCGACCTGTTCCCCGACGGCGACCTCGCCCGGATGCTGCAGCGCTTCGGCCCACCGCCCCTGAGCCAGGCGCTGGAGCTGGTCGCCCAGGTGGCCGACGGTCTGGCCGACGCGCACGCGGTGGGGCTGATCCACGCCGACCTCAAGCCCTCCAACGTGATGCTGCGCCGCGAGGGTGCCGGCTTCCGGGCCTGCCTGGTGGACTTCGGGCTGGCCCGCGGCGCCGCGGCCTGGATGGCCCCCGAGCTGCACCACGGTGCTCGGCCCGACGTCGGCACCGACGTCTACGCGCTCGGCTGCGTGCTGTGGGCCGCCCTGTCGGGCCAGCCGCCGTACGCCGGGGGCACCGACTTCCGCACCGCACAGGCCCACCTGGACTCACCCGTGCCGCAGCTGGCGGACGGCTCGCCGCTGGAGCAGCGCGTCAACGCCATCCTGCGCCGCGCGCTCTCCAAGGACCCCGCGGGCCGGCACCCGTCGGCCGCCCAGCTGCGCGACGACCTGGTCGCGGCCCAGGCGCTGCCCGGACCGGGATCGAGTCCCGCCGCGCCGGTGCTCGCTCCCCGCCGACCAGCCCGCCGGAGCGCGGTGCGACGAGCCGCAGTACGACGCACCTCGGTGCGGACAGCCGGCGTGGCGGTGGCGCTGCTCGCGGCAGCCGCCCTGGGCGTCGCGGGGACCCTGCTGGTCGTCGACCAGGAGACCGAGCCGCCCGCGGCCTCGGTCTCCTCGGTCCCGGTCGCTCCGGACGAGGCGGTGGCGGTGGACAACATGGCGACGGCGTTCGCCGAGCAGCTCGTGGTGGGTCCGGACAAGGCTGAGTGCATCGCCCAGACGTGGATCGACGCGGTGGGCGTGGCCTCCCTGGTGGACGCCCGGTTCCTGGACTCCCGGATGGACTTCTACGACCGGGACCTGGAGACCGTGGACTCCGACCTCAAGGACCAGCTCGCGCTGG containing:
- a CDS encoding glycoside hydrolase family 6 protein, coding for MRHRTGVLVLVALIAAGLGLGTPVHGEVSRAVAVHGAATPGEISQTAQRAHRANPRNPLAGRVWGVYQGPQDQVWAPYQAATGKAKRLIGKIALRPRTKWYGAFVPDEQIGSRVADYIASSQQGDPQALVQLAVFRMQPWEQDACSRSATDQERRSYRTWIKNLAAGIGSTPTLVVMQPDGPFLWCVPRPRATARQLRFATRTLAALPNTSVYIDAGAADWCENGKGNDPERCAEILERTGIEFARGFALDSTHYTGPAENIRHGAEIAAVLRRHGYGRKHFIVDTAKSGRPTAWEDVVPAAKGDEKDNARTCRTRRQKRCVTLGVPPTAQAWHRGWGLSPDVRALAARHVDGFVWFGRPWLYNQADPFVQKRALSMARSTRWPGPGN
- a CDS encoding serine/threonine-protein kinase, translated to MTAPARIGPYLVGPRIGRGEIGVVHAATDDVAGRQVALKLIGTQVADDREFRATFAREARKLSSLRSEHVVPLHSFGEADGHLYLATDLFPDGDLARMLQRFGPPPLSQALELVAQVADGLADAHAVGLIHADLKPSNVMLRREGAGFRACLVDFGLARGAAAWMAPELHHGARPDVGTDVYALGCVLWAALSGQPPYAGGTDFRTAQAHLDSPVPQLADGSPLEQRVNAILRRALSKDPAGRHPSAAQLRDDLVAAQALPGPGSSPAAPVLAPRRPARRSAVRRAAVRRTSVRTAGVAVALLAAAALGVAGTLLVVDQETEPPAASVSSVPVAPDEAVAVDNMATAFAEQLVVGPDKAECIAQTWIDAVGVASLVDARFLDSRMDFYDRDLETVDSDLKDQLALAVRSCLS